The proteins below are encoded in one region of Sporosarcina sp. FSL K6-1508:
- a CDS encoding type 1 glutamine amidotransferase domain-containing protein, with product MAKIATLITNLFEDSEYTEPAKAFKDAGHEVVTIEKSAGTEVTGKQGNAKVKTDFGIDDVKPEDFDALFIPGGFSPDQLRADDRFVKFAKTFMDDKKPVFAICHGPQLLITAKTLEGRDATGYKSIKVDMENAGAKYVDKEVVVCQNQLVTSRTPDDIPAFNRESLKLLEK from the coding sequence TTGGCTAAAATAGCAACTTTAATCACGAATCTATTTGAAGACTCAGAGTACACGGAGCCAGCAAAAGCATTCAAGGATGCTGGACATGAAGTAGTAACAATTGAAAAATCAGCAGGTACAGAAGTGACCGGAAAGCAAGGTAATGCAAAAGTTAAGACGGATTTCGGCATCGACGATGTAAAACCGGAAGACTTTGACGCATTATTTATCCCTGGAGGATTTTCCCCGGATCAGTTACGTGCAGACGACCGCTTTGTTAAATTTGCGAAGACGTTCATGGATGATAAAAAACCGGTATTTGCAATCTGTCATGGGCCTCAGCTTTTAATCACAGCCAAAACTCTTGAAGGAAGAGATGCAACGGGTTATAAATCGATAAAAGTCGACATGGAAAATGCAGGTGCGAAATATGTGGACAAAGAAGTTGTCGTGTGCCAAAATCAGCTCGTGACGAGCCGCACACCTGATGACATACCAGCGTTTAATCGTGAATCATTAAAGCTTCTTGAAAAGTAA